In Bos taurus isolate L1 Dominette 01449 registration number 42190680 breed Hereford chromosome 11, ARS-UCD2.0, whole genome shotgun sequence, one DNA window encodes the following:
- the RNF181 gene encoding E3 ubiquitin-protein ligase RNF181 isoform X1 codes for MASYFDEHDCEPLDRERDPRTNMLLELARSLFNRMDFEDLGLVVDWDHHLPPPAAKTAVENLPRTVIRGSQAELKCPVCLLEFEEEETAIEMPCHHLFHSNCILPWLSKTNSCPLCRHELPTDDDTYEEHKRDKAFGDGPRPVCTLCFRLASSSRSTASRTSMEPCTHEAARAGHWSSATCSSCILSSH; via the exons ATGGCGTCCTATTTCGATGAACACGACTGCGAGCCGTTGGATCGCGAACGGGATCCTCGAACAAACATGCTGCTGGAGCTTGCAAG GTCCCTTTTCAATAGGATGGACTTTGAAGACTTGGGGTTGGTAGTAGATTGGGATCACCACCTGCCTCCACCCGCTGCCAAGACTGCAGTTGAGAACCTTCCCAGGACAGTCATCAGGGGCTCTCAGGCTG AGCTCAAGTGCCCCGTGTGTCTTTTGGAATTTGAGGAGGAGGAGACCGCCATTGAGATGCCTTGCCATCACCTCTTCCATTCCAACTGCATTCTGCCTTGGCTGAGCAAG ACCAATTCCTGCCCTCTGTGCCGCCATGAGCTGCCCACTGATGATGACACTTATGAGGAGCACAAGCGAGATAAG GCCTTTGGGGATGGCCCCCGACCAGTGTGCACTCTTTGCTTCAGGCTCgcaagcagcagcagaagcaccgCCTCGAGAACCTCCATGGAGCCATGTACACATGAGGCGGCTAGGGCTGGACACTGGTCCTCTGCAACATGTTCCTCTTGCATCTTGAGTTCTCATTAA
- the TMEM150A gene encoding transmembrane protein 150A precursor: MTAWILLPVSLSAFSITGLWTVYAMAVMNHHVCPVENWSYNESCSPDPTEQGGPKTCCTLDDIPLISKCGSYPPESCLFSLIGNLGAFMVALICLLRYGQLLEQSRHSWVNTTTLITGCTNAAGLVVVGNFQVDHAKSLHYVGTGVAFTAGLLFVCLHCALSYHGATAPQDLAVAYLRIVLATIAFVTLILSGVFFIHESSQLQHGAALCEWVFVIDILIFYGTFSYEFGAVSSDTLVAALQPTPGRACKSSGSSSTSTHLNCSPESVAMI, from the exons ATGACCGCCTGGATCCTCCTTCCTGTCAGCCTGTCAGCATTCTCCATCACTGGCCTATGGACTGT GTATGCCATGGCCGTGATGAACCACCACGTGTGCCCCGTGGAGAACTG GTCTTACAACGAATCTTGCTCTCCTGACCCCACGGAGCAAGGGGGCCCCAAGACCTGCTGCACCCTGGATGACATCCCCCTCATCAG CAAGTGTGGCTCGTACCCCCCTGAGAGCTGCCTCTTCAGCCTCATTGGCAACCTGGGTGCTTTCATGG TGGCCCTGATCTGCCTCCTGCGCTATGGGCAGCTCCTGGAACAGAGCCGTCATTCCTGGGTCAACACCACAACGCTCATCACAGGCTGCACCAATGCTGCGGGTCTGGTGGTGGTGGGAAACTTCCAG GTGGACCACGCTAAGTCTCTGCACTATGTCGGAACCGGTGTAGCCTTCACTGCTGGCCTGCTCTTCGTTTGCCTGCACTGTGCCCTCTCCTACCACGGGGCCACGGCCCCCCAGGACCTGGCTGTGGCCTACCTGCGGATTGTGCTGGCAACCATCGCCTTTGTCACTCTGATCCTCA GTGGGGTCTTCTTCATCCACGAGAGCTCTCAGCTGCAGCATGGGGCAGCCCTGTGTGAGTGGGTGTTCGTCATTGACATTCTCATCTTCTACGGCACCTTCAGCTATGAGTTTGGGGCGGTCTCCTCGGACACACTGGTGGCCGCGCTGCAGCCCACCCCTGGCCGGGCCTGCAAGTCCTCTGGGAGCAGCAGCACCTCCACCCACCTCAACTGTAGTCCTGAGAGTGTCGCCATGATCTGA
- the RNF181 gene encoding E3 ubiquitin-protein ligase RNF181, whose product MASYFDEHDCEPLDRERDPRTNMLLELARSLFNRMDFEDLGLVVDWDHHLPPPAAKTAVENLPRTVIRGSQAELKCPVCLLEFEEEETAIEMPCHHLFHSNCILPWLSKTNSCPLCRHELPTDDDTYEEHKRDKARKQQQKHRLENLHGAMYT is encoded by the exons ATGGCGTCCTATTTCGATGAACACGACTGCGAGCCGTTGGATCGCGAACGGGATCCTCGAACAAACATGCTGCTGGAGCTTGCAAG GTCCCTTTTCAATAGGATGGACTTTGAAGACTTGGGGTTGGTAGTAGATTGGGATCACCACCTGCCTCCACCCGCTGCCAAGACTGCAGTTGAGAACCTTCCCAGGACAGTCATCAGGGGCTCTCAGGCTG AGCTCAAGTGCCCCGTGTGTCTTTTGGAATTTGAGGAGGAGGAGACCGCCATTGAGATGCCTTGCCATCACCTCTTCCATTCCAACTGCATTCTGCCTTGGCTGAGCAAG ACCAATTCCTGCCCTCTGTGCCGCCATGAGCTGCCCACTGATGATGACACTTATGAGGAGCACAAGCGAGATAAG GCTCgcaagcagcagcagaagcaccgCCTCGAGAACCTCCATGGAGCCATGTACACATGA
- the C11H2orf68 gene encoding UPF0561 protein C2orf68 homolog has protein sequence MEAAPSPGSGLCCKPGGRLDMSHGFVHHIRRNQLARDDYDKKVKQAAKEKARRRHTPAPTRPRKPDLQVYLPRHRDGSTHPSNPDCEESGESSSSGSSEPEPPGHQLFCLEYEADSGDITSVIVYQLFPVVGALPSRSSFQGISQRP, from the exons ATGGAAGCGGCGCCAAGTCCCGGGTCGGGACTCTGCTGCAAGCCTGGAGGGCGACTGGACATGAGCCACGGCTTCGTGCACCACATCCGACGGAACCAGCTCGCCCG GGACGACTACGACAAGAAGGTGAAGCAGGCGGCCAAGGAGAAGGCGAGGAGGCGGCACACGCCTGCGCCCACTCGGCCCCGAAAGCCCGATCTGCAAGTGTACCTGCCGCGACACCGAG ATGGCTCTACCCACCCAAGCAACCCAGACTGTGAGGAGTCCGGTGAAAGCAGCAGTAGTGGCAGCTCTGAGCCAGAGCCTCCTGGCCATCAGCTTTTCTGCTTAGAGTATGAGGCGGACAGCGGAGACATCACCTCAGTTATCGTGTATCAG CTATTTCCAGTTGTTGGTGCCTTGCCCTCAAGGAGCAGTTTCCAGGGCATTTCCCAGAGGCCCTAG
- the TMEM150A gene encoding transmembrane protein 150A isoform X2 — protein MTAWILLPVSLSAFSITGLWTVYAMAVMNHHVCPVENWLCSVLPARSYNESCSPDPTEQGGPKTCCTLDDIPLISKCGSYPPESCLFSLIGNLGAFMVALICLLRYGQLLEQSRHSWVNTTTLITGCTNAAGLVVVGNFQVDHAKSLHYVGTGVAFTAGLLFVCLHCALSYHGATAPQDLAVAYLRIVLATIAFVTLILSGVFFIHESSQLQHGAALCEWVFVIDILIFYGTFSYEFGAVSSDTLVAALQPTPGRACKSSGSSSTSTHLNCSPESVAMI, from the exons ATGACCGCCTGGATCCTCCTTCCTGTCAGCCTGTCAGCATTCTCCATCACTGGCCTATGGACTGT GTATGCCATGGCCGTGATGAACCACCACGTGTGCCCCGTGGAGAACTG GCTATGCTCTGTCCTACCTGCCAGGTCTTACAACGAATCTTGCTCTCCTGACCCCACGGAGCAAGGGGGCCCCAAGACCTGCTGCACCCTGGATGACATCCCCCTCATCAG CAAGTGTGGCTCGTACCCCCCTGAGAGCTGCCTCTTCAGCCTCATTGGCAACCTGGGTGCTTTCATGG TGGCCCTGATCTGCCTCCTGCGCTATGGGCAGCTCCTGGAACAGAGCCGTCATTCCTGGGTCAACACCACAACGCTCATCACAGGCTGCACCAATGCTGCGGGTCTGGTGGTGGTGGGAAACTTCCAG GTGGACCACGCTAAGTCTCTGCACTATGTCGGAACCGGTGTAGCCTTCACTGCTGGCCTGCTCTTCGTTTGCCTGCACTGTGCCCTCTCCTACCACGGGGCCACGGCCCCCCAGGACCTGGCTGTGGCCTACCTGCGGATTGTGCTGGCAACCATCGCCTTTGTCACTCTGATCCTCA GTGGGGTCTTCTTCATCCACGAGAGCTCTCAGCTGCAGCATGGGGCAGCCCTGTGTGAGTGGGTGTTCGTCATTGACATTCTCATCTTCTACGGCACCTTCAGCTATGAGTTTGGGGCGGTCTCCTCGGACACACTGGTGGCCGCGCTGCAGCCCACCCCTGGCCGGGCCTGCAAGTCCTCTGGGAGCAGCAGCACCTCCACCCACCTCAACTGTAGTCCTGAGAGTGTCGCCATGATCTGA
- the TMEM150A gene encoding transmembrane protein 150A isoform X1 — protein MAHSTDSLTLKLPSSLFPLGPGLPRARRRHWASLLFSDIGSACPLPRSYNESCSPDPTEQGGPKTCCTLDDIPLISKCGSYPPESCLFSLIGNLGAFMVALICLLRYGQLLEQSRHSWVNTTTLITGCTNAAGLVVVGNFQVDHAKSLHYVGTGVAFTAGLLFVCLHCALSYHGATAPQDLAVAYLRIVLATIAFVTLILSGVFFIHESSQLQHGAALCEWVFVIDILIFYGTFSYEFGAVSSDTLVAALQPTPGRACKSSGSSSTSTHLNCSPESVAMI, from the exons ATGGCGCACTCTACAGACAGCCTCACTCTAAAGCTCCCTTCATCTCTGTTCCCTCTTGGGCCGGGGCTGCCTCGAGCCAGACGGAGACACTGGGCCTCACTGCTCTTCTCTGACATTGGCAgcgcctgccccctccccag GTCTTACAACGAATCTTGCTCTCCTGACCCCACGGAGCAAGGGGGCCCCAAGACCTGCTGCACCCTGGATGACATCCCCCTCATCAG CAAGTGTGGCTCGTACCCCCCTGAGAGCTGCCTCTTCAGCCTCATTGGCAACCTGGGTGCTTTCATGG TGGCCCTGATCTGCCTCCTGCGCTATGGGCAGCTCCTGGAACAGAGCCGTCATTCCTGGGTCAACACCACAACGCTCATCACAGGCTGCACCAATGCTGCGGGTCTGGTGGTGGTGGGAAACTTCCAG GTGGACCACGCTAAGTCTCTGCACTATGTCGGAACCGGTGTAGCCTTCACTGCTGGCCTGCTCTTCGTTTGCCTGCACTGTGCCCTCTCCTACCACGGGGCCACGGCCCCCCAGGACCTGGCTGTGGCCTACCTGCGGATTGTGCTGGCAACCATCGCCTTTGTCACTCTGATCCTCA GTGGGGTCTTCTTCATCCACGAGAGCTCTCAGCTGCAGCATGGGGCAGCCCTGTGTGAGTGGGTGTTCGTCATTGACATTCTCATCTTCTACGGCACCTTCAGCTATGAGTTTGGGGCGGTCTCCTCGGACACACTGGTGGCCGCGCTGCAGCCCACCCCTGGCCGGGCCTGCAAGTCCTCTGGGAGCAGCAGCACCTCCACCCACCTCAACTGTAGTCCTGAGAGTGTCGCCATGATCTGA
- the C11H2orf68 gene encoding UPF0561 protein C2orf68 homolog isoform X1: MEAAPSPGSGLCCKPGGRLDMSHGFVHHIRRNQLARDDYDKKVKQAAKEKARRRHTPAPTRPRKPDLQVYLPRHRDGSTHPSNPDCEESGESSSSGSSEPEPPGHQLFCLEYEADSGDITSVIVYQDDDPGRVSEEVSAHTPLEPLMREALKLRIQEEIAKRQSRH; the protein is encoded by the exons ATGGAAGCGGCGCCAAGTCCCGGGTCGGGACTCTGCTGCAAGCCTGGAGGGCGACTGGACATGAGCCACGGCTTCGTGCACCACATCCGACGGAACCAGCTCGCCCG GGACGACTACGACAAGAAGGTGAAGCAGGCGGCCAAGGAGAAGGCGAGGAGGCGGCACACGCCTGCGCCCACTCGGCCCCGAAAGCCCGATCTGCAAGTGTACCTGCCGCGACACCGAG ATGGCTCTACCCACCCAAGCAACCCAGACTGTGAGGAGTCCGGTGAAAGCAGCAGTAGTGGCAGCTCTGAGCCAGAGCCTCCTGGCCATCAGCTTTTCTGCTTAGAGTATGAGGCGGACAGCGGAGACATCACCTCAGTTATCGTGTATCAG GATGATGATCCAGGAAGGGTGAGCGAGGAGGTGTCAGCTCACACGCCTCTGGAGCCACTCATGCGAGAGGCCCTCAAGTTGCGCATCCAGGAGGAGATTGCAAAGCGCCAGAGCCGACACTGA
- the VAMP5 gene encoding vesicle-associated membrane protein 5: MAGKELERCQRQADEVTEIMLNNFDKVLERDGKLAELEQRSDQLLDMSSAFSKTTKTLAQKKRWENARCRIYMGLAVGIALLILLIVLLVIFLPQSSKGSSAPQVQDAGPASGPGE, from the exons GCAGGGAAAGAGTTGGAGCGATGCCAGCGGCAGGCGGATGAGGTGACAGAAATCATGCTCAACAACTTCGACAAGGTCCTGGAGCGTGACGGGAAGCTGGCGGAGCTGGAGCAGCGTTCAGACCAACTCCTGGACATG AGCTCAGCCTTCAGCAAGACAACCAAGACTCTGGCTCAGAAGAAGCGCTGGGAGAATGCCCGGTGCCGGATCTACATGGGACTGGCAGTGGGCATTGCCCTGCTCATCCTCCTGATTGTGTTGCTGGTCATCTTTCTCCCACAAAGCAGCAAGGGCAGCAGCGCCCCACAGGTCCAGGATGCAGGCCCTGCCTCGGGGCCTGGGGAATGA